The genomic segment ACCCCTGGTGGTGCAGTCGGCGTCCTCGGCGGTGCTGGTCGCGACGCTGACGTCGAGCACCGGCCTGCCCTGGACGAGATTCCTCGACGCGCTCGTCGGGGGCGGGGTCGGGCTGGCCGTGATGACCTTGCTGCTGCCGCTCAACCCGCTGAACGTCGTGCGGCGGGCCGCCGATCCGGCCCTGCGGGCGCTGGCCGACGGGCTGCACCGGGTCGGCGCGGGAATGGCCGAACGGGACCGCGCGACGATCGAAGACGCCCTGGCCCACCTGCGGGCCGCCGAGACCACCTTCGCCGCGTTCTCGGCCGCCGTGACAGCCGCCCGGGAGAACGTGGCCTTCGCGCCGGCTCGGTGGCGCAGCCGGGGTGCGCTCGCGCTGTACGTCGACGGGGCCAGCCATATCACGTACGCCCTGAGGAACTGCCGCGTGATGAGCCGCCGAGCCGACACGGCACTGAGCGACGACGAGACGATTCCGCAGGTGCTGCCGGTGTCAGTGGGGTTGCTGGGCGACGCGGTGGACCTGCTGCGGCAGGAATGGGCCAAGGGCGTCGAACCGGTGGCCGCCCGGGAACGTGCCCTGCGGGCCGCGGCGGAGTGCGGGAAGGCGTACGAGGAGGGGGTGGGCTTCTCCGGCGGGGTGATCGTGGCGCAGATCCGGACCACCGCGACCGACCTGCTGCGAGCCGGCGGGGTCGACTACGCCGAGGCGCCGCGGCTGGTGCGGCGGGCGGTCGGGTGGCACGGGCGGCCACACTCCGGACGACGCAAACATACGTCGCGGCCGGGACTGGGCCGCCCGCCTGCGTGACCTACTGCTGCTGCGGGTTGTCGGTCGTGGGGCGCTGGTCGTCGCTCGTCGTCGGCGGGGTGGGCGCGGGGTCGGGCGTCGCCGGGTAGGTGGGCGCGGCGGGATACGTGTAGCCGGGATAGCCGGCGTATCCGGGGTGGGCGCCGAAACCGGGCTGGGCCGAGAAGCCGGACTGCGGGGTATTACCGGGCTGGTCGCTGGGCTGTGCGCCGTCGCCGGGCTGAGTCGCGGCGCTGGACTGATCGGCGGGCTGCTGGCCGTGGCCGGCTGGGGTGGCCGGGTCGGGCTGAGGGCTGGACGGCGGGGCATGCTGCGGCTGGACGGCGCTTGCGGACGGCGTGTCCCAGCCGGGCTGTGTCGCTTGGGCGGGCTGGATGGTGCCGTAGCCGGGCAGTGTCGCTTGGGCGGGTTGGGTGCCATAGCCGGGCTGTGCCGCTTGGTGGGGCTGGATGGTGCCGTAGCCGGGCTGAATGCCGTGGCCGGGCTGAGGTCCGTAGCCCTGGGGAGCGCCGTACGTGGGCTGGGGACCGTAGCCGGGCTGAGCGGCGGGGTGGCCGGGGTGGGGCCAGCCGTGGCCGGGTGCCGGTGCGGGGTAGCCGGAGGTTGGAGCGGGGTAGCCGGGTGCGGGGTAGCCGGAGGTAGGAGCGGGGTAGCCGGGTGCCGGAGCGGGATAGCCCGAGGTCGGGGCGGGGTAACCCGGCGGCGGTGCGGCGTAGCCCGGGTGCTGGGCGTAGCCGTACGGGTTGGGCGCAGCGGTGTTGTGCGGGCCCGCGGGACCCGGCTGCGGCCAGCCCGGCCCGGCGGCGTACGCGAGTTGCGGCATCGTGATCGGGAGCGGCACCACCGGCTCGGTCGGTGGTGGCACGGTGCGGGTGATGCCGTCGGGAAAGGCGATCTGATAGTTCTGCCCGTCCCAGAAGGCCTGCGGCGCCTGGGGGTCCTTGGCCGCGAAGACCGCGCGGTATTCGCCGATCTCGGTCAGCAGACGGTGTTCCTCGGCGGCGGCGCGGTTGATGTCGGCCGGTTTGCGGTCGAGGCCCCGATTCATGCCGTCGCGCAGGAGGGCCAGCTGGGTGGAGGCGAACTGGAAGCTGCGCATCGCCTTCTGGCCCGACTGGCCGGCCACCCGGCGGGCCCACTGGCGGGCGGAGTAGCGGCGGCCCAGGCTGCCCAGGGCCGCCACTTCGGGTGGGGCGAACCAGCCCCGGTTGACGTAGAACGGGAGCACCCGCTCGGTCAGGCGGCCCTCCCAGCTGCGCAGGGCGATCGCGAAACCGACCACGGCGAAGAAGAACGGCACCATGAAGCCGAGATAGCCGTACAGCATGATCAAGGGCTGGGCCAGGCTCACCGAGAGCGTCGGCAGCAGGTTGAACGTGCCGTGCAGGATCATCGCCAGCAGCAGCCCGGCTATGGGAGCCAGCCAGCGCACCCTGCGGTCGCCGGAGCGGGCGGCCAGGCCCAGGCCGATGCCGGTCATAGCCGAGAACAGCGGGTGCGCGAAGCCGGTGAACAGGATGCGCACGATGAAGATCGCGAAGAGGTTCTGCAGGCCGGTGGCCGGGCCGTATTCCTCGACGCCCGTGGCGTAGCCGTGCTTGCCGAGGTAGAGGACGTTTTCCACCATGGCGAAGCCGAGCGCCGACATGCCCAGGTAGACGATGCCGTCGGTGATGCCGGACCACTCGACCCGGCGCCGCCAGAAGAGCAGGAGCGGGCCGGCCGCCTTCATCAGCTCCTCGATGAACGGGGCGACGAGCACCGCGACCAGGGCGTCGGGCAGGCCGATCTTGTCGAAGAGGACGGCCGCGCTGGTGTTGACGACCAGGGCCACTGCGGTGGCGATGGCGGCGCCCCAGGCGAAGCAGAAAGCCAGGTAACGGATCGGCTCGGGCTCGTAGCGGTCGAGCCACAGGAAGCTGGCGACCAGCAGGGGAACCGGCACCACGGCCGCGGTGAGGCCGACGGCCAGGCTCGTGCCACCCATGTCGACGCCGAGGAACAGCAGCATGCCGATGGCCCCGGCGAGCAGGAACGCGACCACGCCGGCGATCGGCAGCCAGCGCCGCCAGCCGGTCTTGCGGGCGGCCACGGGAAGCATCGCCGCGGGGTCGTGCAAAGGCGACAGCGAGCCGGCCTCGGGCACGACGACACCCGCCTCGACCGGGCCGACCGGGGCCGGCGAAGGCGAGCCGACCAGGGTGGGCGCGGGCTGGTCGGGCGTGGCACCCGGCGTGACGTCGGCCATGCAGCCAGCGTAGTCACCCGATCGGGGAGCGGCCGCCCCGAGTGCGTCAGAGGTAGAGGCCGGTGCCGTCCGGCTCGACCCGGCTGGCCGCCACGGCGTGCACGTCACGCTCGCGGAGCAGCACGTATTCGCGGCCGTGGAGCTCGACCTCGGAACGGTCGTCGGGGTCGAAGAGCACCCGGTCGCCGACCACTATCGAGCGCACGTTGGGGCCCACGCCGACGGCCGTGGCCCAGGAGAGCCGGCGGCCCATCGAGGCGGTCGCGGGGATGACGATGCCCGCCACCGAGCGGCGCTCACCCTCGCCGCCGTCCTGCCGGACCAGCACTCGGTCGTGCAGCATGCGGATGGGCAGGCCGCTCTCGGTTCGGGTGTCGGTGCTCACGACTGCTGACGGTACGCCGCCCGTCGTGGCGCCCGCCGTGCGGGAGCGGCCGGAGACTAGGTTGTAGCGGTGAGCCGGTTGCAGCGAGTCCGGGACAACCTGAAGCGCGCCTACGAAACGGGGCGGGAGTCCGTGCGTCTCGCTCGTGACGGGTCCACCGTCGAACCGGACAACGAGGTCGATTTCGCGCCGCCGCCGCCCGAGCCGGAGGACGTGCACAGCTCGACCAACAGCCGCGACGACGCCGAGGTGCCGCATTCGCTGCGGATCGCCGCGGCCTGGGGCTGGCGGCTGATCGTCGTCGGGCTGGTCGGCTGGGCGCTGCTGCGGTTCATCGGCATCATCAGCGTGGTCGTCATCCCGCTGGCGGTCGCGTTGCTGCTCTCGGCCCTGCTGGGCCCGGCCGTGAGCTGGTTCCGGCGGTTGCGGCTGCCGCCTTCGCTGGCCACATTTCTCGTGCTGATCTGCGGCCTGGCCGCTGTCGCGGGCACGTTCACGTTGGTGATCAATCAGTTCCTGGACGGGTTGCCGCAGCTGACCCAGAACGCCACCGCGGGCGTACGGCAGATTCAGGAGTGGGCCAAGACCGGGCCCCTGCACCTCTCGGACGACCAGGTCAACCAGGCCATCGACAACGCACAGAACTGGATCAACACGCACAGCGCGTCGCTCACCTCCACCGGCATCGCCACCGCGGCCACGGTTTTCGAGGTGCTCACGGGCATGCTGCTGGTGCTCTTCTCCACGTTCTTCTTCCTGCGCGACGGCCGCAAGATCTGGCGTTTCGTCGTCCGGCTCTTCCCGGTGAACGCCCGCTGGTCGATCGCCGACGCCGGGGACGCCTCGTGGGCCACCCTGGGTGCCTACGTCCGGGCCACCGTGCTGGTCGCGTTCATCGACGCCGTCGGCATCGGCATCGCCCTGGTGATCCTGGACATCCCGTTCCCGTTCCCGCTGGCCGCGCTGGTGTTCCTGGGCGCGTTCATCCCGATCGTCGGCGCGAGCGTGTCGGGCGCGGTCGCCGTGCTGGTGGCGCTGGTCGATCAGGGCTGGGTGATCGCGCTGATCGTGCTGGGCGCGGTGATCCTGGTGCAGCAGGTCGAGGGGCACATCCTGCAGCCACTGATCATGGGCCGGGCCGTCGCCATCCATCCGCTGGCCGTGATCATCGGCATCGCCTCGGGCGTCGTGCTGGCCGGCATCATCGGCGCGCTGGTCGCCGTGCCGCTGATCGCCGTCCTCAACACGGGCATCCGCCGCCTGGCCCGCCGCCGCCCCGAAGTCCCCCCGACCGCCGTGGTCGTCAGCGGCGGCGGAAGTTGACCGACGAAAAAGATTGATCAAGGCCTGGGCGCGCATCGAGGAGTGCCGAAAAATGCGTGGACAGCGGTCGCAGACTAGGGGCGATGAACGCTGACGAGGTGACGCGCGCGGTGAGCCTGGCCCTGGACACGCTTCGGGAGGTCGAGGAGGGCGATTGGACGGCAAAGGCGGGCGGTCTCAGCTGGACCTGTTGGGAGACCGCCGAGCACATGGCGGACGCCCTTCTCATGTACGCCATCCAGCTGTCCCCGGCCGAACCCTCGGTGACCGACCATGTTCCGTACGGCTGGCAGCATCGCCGTGAGGGCGGCCCCGGCCTGACAGTGTTCGTCGATCCGGCCGACGGCCCGGGCGGGCTGTTGCGGGTTCTCGAGTCGTCCGGTGCCCTGCTGGCCGCGATGGTGGCCACGGTTCCGCCCGACCGGATGTCGTTCCACAACTACGGACCGTCCGACCCGAGTGGTTTCGCCGCGATGGGCGTGGTTGAGGTGCTCGTCCATGTGCGGGACATCGCCGAGGGCGTCGGCCTCGTGTGGGAACCGCCGTCCGGCCTCTGCGCCGCCGCGCTCCGCAGGCTCTTCCCCGAGGCGCCGGCCGGCACCGACCCGTGGAAGGCGTTGCTGTGGTCGACCGGCCGCGTGGATCTGCCGGGCCGCCCGCGCCGGACCGAGTGGAAGTGGGACGGCAGCCCACGCTGAAAAAGGGCGG from the Paractinoplanes abujensis genome contains:
- a CDS encoding FUSC family protein, giving the protein MTEAEPPGRVTRAVGRARGGLLDGLRRTRHGLALALQAGVAAGIAWFVAHDLFERPSPFFAPIAAVITLASSVGQRVRRTAELVLGVAIGIGIGDALILLIGSGPWQIGLIVLLAVLVATAVGGGTPLVVQSASSAVLVATLTSSTGLPWTRFLDALVGGGVGLAVMTLLLPLNPLNVVRRAADPALRALADGLHRVGAGMAERDRATIEDALAHLRAAETTFAAFSAAVTAARENVAFAPARWRSRGALALYVDGASHITYALRNCRVMSRRADTALSDDETIPQVLPVSVGLLGDAVDLLRQEWAKGVEPVAARERALRAAAECGKAYEEGVGFSGGVIVAQIRTTATDLLRAGGVDYAEAPRLVRRAVGWHGRPHSGRRKHTSRPGLGRPPA
- a CDS encoding GroES family chaperonin; the protein is MLHDRVLVRQDGGEGERRSVAGIVIPATASMGRRLSWATAVGVGPNVRSIVVGDRVLFDPDDRSEVELHGREYVLLRERDVHAVAASRVEPDGTGLYL
- a CDS encoding AI-2E family transporter, translated to MSRLQRVRDNLKRAYETGRESVRLARDGSTVEPDNEVDFAPPPPEPEDVHSSTNSRDDAEVPHSLRIAAAWGWRLIVVGLVGWALLRFIGIISVVVIPLAVALLLSALLGPAVSWFRRLRLPPSLATFLVLICGLAAVAGTFTLVINQFLDGLPQLTQNATAGVRQIQEWAKTGPLHLSDDQVNQAIDNAQNWINTHSASLTSTGIATAATVFEVLTGMLLVLFSTFFFLRDGRKIWRFVVRLFPVNARWSIADAGDASWATLGAYVRATVLVAFIDAVGIGIALVILDIPFPFPLAALVFLGAFIPIVGASVSGAVAVLVALVDQGWVIALIVLGAVILVQQVEGHILQPLIMGRAVAIHPLAVIIGIASGVVLAGIIGALVAVPLIAVLNTGIRRLARRRPEVPPTAVVVSGGGS
- a CDS encoding maleylpyruvate isomerase N-terminal domain-containing protein, with amino-acid sequence MNADEVTRAVSLALDTLREVEEGDWTAKAGGLSWTCWETAEHMADALLMYAIQLSPAEPSVTDHVPYGWQHRREGGPGLTVFVDPADGPGGLLRVLESSGALLAAMVATVPPDRMSFHNYGPSDPSGFAAMGVVEVLVHVRDIAEGVGLVWEPPSGLCAAALRRLFPEAPAGTDPWKALLWSTGRVDLPGRPRRTEWKWDGSPR